DNA sequence from the Arthrobacter crystallopoietes genome:
ACGCGAGTACGGTCCGGCGCTTTTGACTAACGACGTCGCCGCCAGCGCCCCGGCGTTGATCATCGCGTTGGAGGGCCGGCCGCTGCCCTCGGCTAGGGAGATCTCGTTGTAGGCGTCGCCGGAGGGTTCGACGTCGATTTTCTCGTCCACCGCCGCCATGCCGCGGTCCGACAGCGCCAGTCCATAAGTGAACGGCTTGGAGATGGACTGGATGGTGAACTCTTCGCGGGTATCGCCGACTTCATAGACGTACCCGTCCACCGTGGCCAGGCAGATGCCGTAGTTGTTTGGGTCCACGTCGGCCAGCGCCGGAATGTAGCTGGCGGGTTCGCCGTCCTTAATGCGCGCGATCTCCTCGTGGATGTGCGTCAGGTAGCGCTGGATAGGGGAGTCCATACCGCCAGCCTATGTGCCAAGCCGCCGTTCCCCGATATCGCCGGCTCACCGTTCAGGTTCAGCACGGTGCGCCGGTTGCTGCGCGTCTTCAGCTGCCCCGGCTCCGGCATCCGGCAGAAGGAGGGGCCGACGGCAGACAGGAGGGGCAACCGGCAGAAGGAGGGGCTGCCGCGTGCAGCAGCCCCTCAAGGTGTGTCAGTATCGGCCGGTCAAGCTTCCGGCGCCACTATTCGGCCGGCCGGCACCGCTATTTGGTTAGTTGCTCCTCGATCGGTTGCTCCGCCGCGGCTGCCTCAACCTGTGTGGTTTCGCGCTTTTTCAACCGTTTTACGAAGTTGACCACCATGATGATGATGACAAAGGCGAATGGGAACGCGCCGATGATCGTGCCGGTTTGGACGGTATCGATCACGGACGTGCCGCCCAGGGTCAGCAGCGCCACGGTGATGGCCACGATGCTTGCCACCAGTACCACCCGGAAGAGCTTGCTGGGCGTCCGCCCCGAGGAGACGAATTCCGCCAGCGCGTGCACGCCGGAATCCAGGGAGGTGATGTAGTACGTCGCCACGAGGATGGTCGCCACGACCAGCAGGATGGTGCCGACCGCGGGGATGTACTCGAGCATTACGAACAGACCCTGCGAGGTGTCTTCGGCCACCGCAGCCGCGATGGACCCATTGGTCCCGTTGTCGTAGTACAGGGCGGCACCGCCGATAATGCCGATCCAGAGCATCACGATCAGGGACGGAACAACGGTGACGCCCAGGACGAATTCCCCGATGGTCCGGCCGCGGGAGATGCGGGCGATGAAGGCTCCCACAAACGGGGAGAACGCGATGACCCAGCACCAGATGAAGACCGTCCACCAACCGTTCCAGCTGTCCTGCCAGGAACCGATGCCCGCGGCTGCGACGCCGGAGTCCGTCCAGAGGCTCATCGCCAGGAAATTCTGGAAAAATGCGCCGAAGGTCTGCGACAAGGTGGACGCCAGATAGATGATCGGGCCGAACGCGAACACGGCGACCAGGAGCACGATGCTCAGCACCGAGTTGATCTCGCTGATCCGCTTCATGCCCTTGCTGATGCCGAAGAAAACCGACCCTGCCGTGAGGGCCCCCAGTGCCACGATGATTGCAATCCACAGCGGGGCGCTGGCATGGATGCCGGTGATGGCGCTGATGCCGGAGGTGAACTGCAGCGTGGCAAAACCGAACGAGGTGGAGAGGCCGAGCACGGTGGCGAGGATCGCGAGCAACTCGATGACCATGCCGGCGCCGCGGCGGGACTTGCGCGGGAAGATATCGACGACGGCGTCGCGGAACGTTAGCTTCTTGCCCAGGTTGTGGTGCGAGTAAGCCAGGCAGATGGCGACAATGCCGTACATCGCCCAGGCCGTCAGGCCCCAGTGGAAGTAGGACCAGGCCATCGCCCCGTCCACCGGGCTGGCGGAACCGGCCGGGAACAGCGGGTTCTCGTCCTTGAGCATGATGGGCTCGGCAACGGACCAGAAGATTAGTCCAATGCCCTGGCCGCAAGCGAAGAGCATGGAATACCACGCAAATTTGCCATACTGGGGCTTGGCATCCGGTCCGCCAAGGCGGATGTGGCGGAACCTGCCGAACGCCAGCCAACCGCAGACGCCCAGCGCCAGCGCGGAGAAGGCGACGAAGAACCACGTGAAGTATTCGGTGACAAAGGTCCGTGCTGCACCGATGGCGGTGGCAGTGCCATCCGGAACGGCGACGGCGAACGTGAGAATCGAAACCACCAGGACGATGGCGGCGGCCTTGATGACAACGTCGTCGACGCGCCGCTTCTTATCTTCCTGAGGCTCTGGCAGGTTCAGATCAGCGCGGTATTCCACCGGCGCTGCGGGTCTTGTCTCATTTTTGCTCAACGTCATTGTCGATCACATCCTGGAATTCGGCATCGAGGGCGGCCGACATGGCAACGCTTGCACGCTTGAGCAGGATTTCGCCCTTGGTTGCGGTGGCTTGGGCGGCGGAGGACAGGCATCCGGACGCCGGCGTCAGCTCGGGGCGAACCGGCAGAACGTCGTAGTTCGGCAGCACAGCCGGCGGCAGATCTTCGACCTTGTCCATCTCCACCTTTTCCGGGTACAGGTGAAGCATGAGGGATGTTTCGAGGACTCCGCCGTGTTCCAGATCCCAGCCGGTGAAACCGTCGGGGTACAGTTCGGCAATCGTTGCCTCGTCGACGAAGTCCCAGTAGGACAGCAGCATGACCTTCACATCGTTGATCCCGGCCCGCTGCAGTTCGGTGACGGCCAGGTCAACACCTTCATACAAGAACTGGTAGTTCTCGAAATGGCCGTTGATGAAAGCGATTTTCCGCACGCCGTGCCGGGCAAATTCAAGGGTCAGCGTCCGGGCAATGGAAATGACCGTGGACGCATCGAGGCTGGTGGTGCCGGGGATGTGGTTTCCGCCGCCGGAACGCTGCTGGGACTTGTAGCCATAGGTGATGGGGGCCGCGACCAGTCCGCCAACGGCTTCGGCGACACTGCCTGCCATGGCCCGGGAGAGCAGGACGTCCACGTTGAGCGGCATGTGCGGTCCATGCTGTTCGATGGAGCCGACAGGGACGAGGACGGCCGCCTTGCCGTCCGAAATCTTTTCGCGGTAGGTAAAGGAGTCCAACTCCTCCATGTAAACACTGTTGCGCATCGTCTCTCCGATTCTTTGCATGCGGACAGGTGCCCGCCCGGCTGACACGGTTGACGACGTGGCATGCACGCAGCCATGACCGTTCTGCGGGGCGGGCACCTGGGTGCCAGCGAGGGTGCCGGTCCGGGACCGGCACCGCCCGAGGCAGGTTACGCGTCGATGATGTTGTTTTCGGGGCCGAAGCCGAATTTGGTGATGTTTTCGACGTCGCCGTTTTCGCCGATGACGAGGATGTCGTGTTCGCGGTAGCCGCCGGCGCCGGGTTCGCCGTCTTGGACGGTGATCATGGGTTCCATGGAGACGACCATGCCGGGTTCGAGGACGGTGTCGATGTCTTCGCGCAGTTCCAGGCCTGCTTCGCGGCCGTAGTAGTGGGAGAGGACGCCGAAGGAGTGGCCGTAGCCGAAGGTGCGGTTCGGGAGCAGGCCGTGGCCGATGTAGATTTCGTTGAGTTCGGCGGCGATGTCCTTGCAGACGGCGCCGGGTTTGATCAGTTCCAGGCCGCGGCGGTGGACTTCGACGTTGACGTTCCAGAGTTCGAGGGAGCGTTCGTCGGGCTGGCCGAGGAAGAGGGTGCGTTCGAGGGCGGTGTAGTAGCCGGAGGTCATCGGGAAGCAGTTCAG
Encoded proteins:
- a CDS encoding creatininase, with amino-acid sequence MEELDSFTYREKISDGKAAVLVPVGSIEQHGPHMPLNVDVLLSRAMAGSVAEAVGGLVAAPITYGYKSQQRSGGGNHIPGTTSLDASTVISIARTLTLEFARHGVRKIAFINGHFENYQFLYEGVDLAVTELQRAGINDVKVMLLSYWDFVDEATIAELYPDGFTGWDLEHGGVLETSLMLHLYPEKVEMDKVEDLPPAVLPNYDVLPVRPELTPASGCLSSAAQATATKGEILLKRASVAMSAALDAEFQDVIDNDVEQK
- a CDS encoding BCCT family transporter; the protein is MTLSKNETRPAAPVEYRADLNLPEPQEDKKRRVDDVVIKAAAIVLVVSILTFAVAVPDGTATAIGAARTFVTEYFTWFFVAFSALALGVCGWLAFGRFRHIRLGGPDAKPQYGKFAWYSMLFACGQGIGLIFWSVAEPIMLKDENPLFPAGSASPVDGAMAWSYFHWGLTAWAMYGIVAICLAYSHHNLGKKLTFRDAVVDIFPRKSRRGAGMVIELLAILATVLGLSTSFGFATLQFTSGISAITGIHASAPLWIAIIVALGALTAGSVFFGISKGMKRISEINSVLSIVLLVAVFAFGPIIYLASTLSQTFGAFFQNFLAMSLWTDSGVAAAGIGSWQDSWNGWWTVFIWCWVIAFSPFVGAFIARISRGRTIGEFVLGVTVVPSLIVMLWIGIIGGAALYYDNGTNGSIAAAVAEDTSQGLFVMLEYIPAVGTILLVVATILVATYYITSLDSGVHALAEFVSSGRTPSKLFRVVLVASIVAITVALLTLGGTSVIDTVQTGTIIGAFPFAFVIIIMVVNFVKRLKKRETTQVEAAAAEQPIEEQLTK